GCATATCCCATCATGCTCGATCAGCGGGGCAACATTACGGAGAGCGTGGCGTCCAACTTCTTCATCGTCACGGACAATGTCATCAGGACGTCCAAGGACAACAGCATCCTGCAGGGCATTTCGCGGGTGGTCGCGCTCGAACTGGCCGAGCAGCTTCAAATTGAGGTCGTTGAAGAGGACCTGCAGCCGTACGACGCCTACACAGCCGATGAGGCATTCATGACAAGCTCCAGCTACCAGTTGCTTCCTGTCAGCACAGTGGACAAGCGCACGGTGGGCGATGAGATACCCGGTCCGATCAGCAGGCAGATGCTCGCCGCATGGAGCGAGATGGCCGGGCTGGACATCGTGGACCAAGCCCTGAGCTGGCGCAACCGGTAGATGCAGGTTTCAAACCTGCCCCTACCCCTCGGCTATCTGACCGAAGCGTCCCTCGAAGAAGAGTAGCGGCCTTCCGTCGGAGACGTTGATCTCCTCGACCGCGCCGATGAAGATCGTGTGGTCGCCGGCCTCGTGCTCGGTGACCACGCGGCAGTCCATCTGCGCCAGGCTGCCCTCCACAGTAAACCCCCCGTGCTCGGTCTGCCTAATGTCGATATCCAGGTCGCCGGTCTTCTGGTCGGTGGGACGGGCGTAGTATGCGGCTATGTCCTGCTGGTCTTCGCTGAGAATGTTTATGGCGAAGCGGCGGGAGTCCCTGATGAGGGGATATGAAGTCGTCGTGTGGCCTGCGCACACCAGTACCAGCAGCGGGTCAAGCGACACTGAGTTGATCCCATTGGCGGTCATTCCGTGCACGTTGCCTTCCGAATCGGCCGTGGTGACGATGGAGACGCCGGTAGCGAACTTCCCCCACGCCTGTCGGAACGTCTGTGCATCGGGCATATCTACACCTCTGGGTTCAACTGCTAATTCGGGTTGCTGGGCGCCTCTTTCCCCCGAGGCGCGCCTGCGGCTCAGCCTGTTGATGGCTCCTGATAACCGCCCTCGGATTATATTAGCGGTGCCGGGCAATGAAAACCCCTGAAGGAACGAGGGCCCTGGCGAAGCTGTGGGCTGGACTGGGTCCTCGGTGACCGTCCCCAGTTCTCCGACCTGCGTGCGAAGCTCGCGTACCTCCTCCAGAAGAGCGTCGACCTTGTCTTCTACATTGTCCTCGGACTTTACGATCGCAGATGCCAGATTTGCCGTCAGACCACCGAACAGCCCGATTCCGACCAGCATGAGCACAATTGCAATCGCGCGTCCAATTGGTGTGACCGGCGACAGGTCGCCGTAGCCGACAGTAGTCACTGTCACAAAAGACCACCACAGCGCGTCGGGGAACGATGTGATCGAATCGTGGCCCCGCTCGACCGAAGTCACAAACGTGGCCGCGACGATCACCATGCCAATCGCGTACACAAGCAGGAAGTCGACGTTGACCAGCCGCCTCGCGCCGCCAAACGCCCGCGCACCGAACATGAACAGGCGTAGAATTCGCAGGGGTCGAATGAATGGGATCAGAACGATAAGCACTTCCAGCCAGTGGCGCCTTGCGTATGCCACCCTGTCCGGGGCTATTGCCAGCTTCGCAATGAGGTCTGCTGCGAACAACGCCCATATGAACACGTCAAGCGTGAAGAAAAGCCCCTCATCGTAGTCTGAGAGTTCCC
This is a stretch of genomic DNA from Dehalococcoidia bacterium. It encodes these proteins:
- a CDS encoding flavin reductase, translated to MNRFLIFRTMDLQAREAMLQRIERLTELPLLLLSFAMIPLLLGPLMWELSDYDEGLFFTLDVFIWALFAADLIAKLAIAPDRVAYARRHWLEVLIVLIPFIRPLRILRLFMFGARAFGGARRLVNVDFLLVYAIGMVIVAATFVTSVERGHDSITSFPDALWWSFVTVTTVGYGDLSPVTPIGRAIAIVLMLVGIGLFGGLTANLASAIVKSEDNVEDKVDALLEEVRELRTQVGELGTVTEDPVQPTASPGPSFLQGFSLPGTANIIRGRLSGAINRLSRRRASGERGAQQPELAVEPRGVDMPDAQTFRQAWGKFATGVSIVTTADSEGNVHGMTANGINSVSLDPLLVLVCAGHTTTSYPLIRDSRRFAINILSEDQQDIAAYYARPTDQKTGDLDIDIRQTEHGGFTVEGSLAQMDCRVVTEHEAGDHTIFIGAVEEINVSDGRPLLFFEGRFGQIAEG